The following are encoded in a window of Roseimaritima ulvae genomic DNA:
- the cysD gene encoding sulfate adenylyltransferase subunit CysD, giving the protein MPDYNLTHLKQLEAESIHIIREVVAEFQKPVMLYSVGKDSAVLVHLARKAFAPAKPPFPLMHVDTTWKFREMIEFRESYARKELGLDLIVHINEEGRSHDIKPWEDSERHTELMKTDALKAALDKYGFDAAFGGARRDEEKSRAKERVFSFRDKRHRWDPKNQRPELWNLFNARVNKGESIRVFPMSNWTELDVWQYIHLEEIPIVPLYFAAERPVIERNGTLIMLDDDRIPLEPGEKPQMRKVRFRTLGCYPLTGAVESDATTLPQIIQEMLLTRTSERQGRVIDQDEGGAGMQKKKERGYF; this is encoded by the coding sequence ATGCCTGACTACAACCTTACTCACCTGAAGCAGTTGGAAGCCGAGAGCATCCACATTATCCGCGAAGTGGTTGCCGAGTTTCAGAAGCCGGTGATGCTGTATTCGGTCGGCAAAGATTCCGCGGTCCTGGTCCATCTGGCCCGCAAAGCCTTCGCTCCGGCCAAGCCGCCGTTTCCGCTGATGCATGTCGACACGACTTGGAAATTCCGGGAAATGATCGAATTTCGCGAGTCTTACGCGCGGAAAGAGCTGGGTCTGGACCTGATCGTCCACATCAACGAAGAGGGCCGCAGCCACGACATCAAGCCCTGGGAAGACAGCGAGCGGCACACCGAGCTGATGAAGACCGACGCGCTCAAAGCCGCTCTCGACAAGTACGGATTCGACGCCGCCTTCGGGGGGGCACGCCGCGACGAGGAAAAGAGCCGCGCCAAAGAACGCGTGTTCAGTTTCCGTGACAAACGGCATCGCTGGGATCCTAAAAACCAACGCCCCGAACTGTGGAACCTGTTTAACGCACGGGTTAACAAGGGCGAATCGATCCGTGTATTCCCGATGAGCAACTGGACGGAACTGGATGTCTGGCAATACATCCACTTAGAAGAAATCCCCATCGTGCCGCTGTACTTCGCCGCCGAACGTCCGGTGATCGAACGCAACGGCACCCTGATCATGCTGGACGACGACCGGATACCGCTGGAACCCGGTGAAAAACCCCAGATGCGCAAAGTGCGATTCCGCACCCTGGGCTGCTATCCGCTGACCGGCGCGGTCGAATCCGACGCCACCACCCTGCCGCAGATCATTCAGGAAATGCTGCTCACCCGCACCAGCGAACGCCAGGGGCGGGTGATTGACCAGGACGAAGGCGGCGCGGGCATGCAGAAGAAGAAAGAACGCGGTTACTTCTAA
- a CDS encoding NINE protein: MSSSASDRSYNPTSSTPVAFGAATESHLLLVGYVLWIVGFTGAHRFYYGRQLTGTLWFFTGGLLGIGWLIDLFLIPGMNRSADLRYQQGPWDYSAAWLLLTFLGLFGIHRFYMGKWFSGLIYLVTGGLFGIGWLYDLWTLNDQISGLNHRASSSLAH, from the coding sequence ATGTCATCGTCCGCATCTGACCGGTCTTACAATCCCACGTCCTCCACCCCCGTCGCGTTTGGAGCGGCTACCGAATCTCATCTGCTGTTGGTGGGATACGTATTGTGGATCGTCGGATTTACCGGAGCGCACCGCTTTTACTATGGACGACAACTGACCGGCACACTGTGGTTTTTCACCGGCGGATTGCTGGGGATTGGCTGGTTGATCGACCTGTTTTTAATTCCCGGTATGAATCGCAGCGCCGACCTGCGTTACCAACAGGGCCCCTGGGATTACAGCGCCGCGTGGCTGCTGCTGACCTTCCTGGGACTGTTTGGCATCCATCGATTCTACATGGGCAAATGGTTCAGCGGTCTGATCTATTTGGTGACCGGGGGCCTGTTCGGGATCGGTTGGCTGTACGACCTGTGGACGCTGAATGACCAAATCAGCGGTCTCAACCATCGCGCATCGTCCAGCTTGGCACATTAG
- the tsaD gene encoding tRNA (adenosine(37)-N6)-threonylcarbamoyltransferase complex transferase subunit TsaD — translation MAILTIESTCDETAAAVIADDGQVMGSALATQTELHEQFRGVVPEVAARAHVERILPVIEMALAEAGIPPEQLRAIAVAQTPGLAGSLLIGLTAAKTLAIAWQKPLIAINHLYAHIYACQLGRETSIYPCVGLIVSGGHTSLYDCRGPLELRYLGGTIDDAAGEAFDKVAAMLGLDFPGGPAVSRAALEGDPKAFSFPRSLLNKPNFDFSFSGLKTAVRYELVGPGEKDFSQLDLSAQQVADICASFQQAVIDVLVAKSRRAVTDSRAERLCVGGGVAANRVLRAALQQAADEDGFELIVAPPELCTDNAVMGAIALEKLAIEDFAPLSIDIQPGLQRGR, via the coding sequence ATGGCTATTCTGACAATTGAATCGACTTGCGACGAGACGGCTGCGGCGGTAATTGCCGACGATGGGCAGGTTATGGGCTCCGCCCTGGCAACGCAAACCGAATTGCACGAACAATTCCGCGGGGTGGTACCCGAAGTGGCCGCGCGCGCCCACGTCGAACGGATCCTGCCGGTGATCGAGATGGCGCTAGCGGAGGCGGGTATCCCCCCCGAGCAGTTGCGTGCGATCGCCGTTGCTCAGACCCCGGGCCTGGCCGGTTCGCTGCTGATCGGCTTGACGGCCGCCAAGACGCTGGCCATCGCTTGGCAAAAACCTTTGATCGCCATCAATCATCTTTACGCTCATATCTACGCCTGCCAACTGGGTCGCGAAACGTCGATCTATCCCTGTGTGGGCTTGATTGTCAGCGGCGGCCACACCAGTTTGTACGATTGCCGCGGCCCGCTGGAGCTGCGTTATCTGGGCGGCACCATCGACGACGCGGCGGGCGAAGCGTTTGACAAGGTAGCCGCCATGCTGGGATTGGACTTCCCCGGTGGTCCGGCCGTTTCGCGAGCCGCCCTCGAAGGCGACCCCAAAGCGTTTTCGTTTCCGCGTTCGCTGCTCAATAAACCAAATTTCGATTTCAGCTTCAGCGGTCTCAAAACCGCCGTGCGGTACGAACTGGTGGGACCGGGCGAAAAAGACTTTTCGCAACTGGATCTGTCGGCCCAGCAAGTCGCCGACATCTGCGCCTCGTTTCAGCAAGCGGTGATCGATGTGCTGGTGGCCAAGAGCCGCCGCGCGGTGACCGACAGCCGGGCGGAGCGGTTGTGTGTGGGCGGCGGCGTGGCCGCCAACCGAGTGCTGCGAGCGGCCCTGCAGCAAGCCGCCGACGAAGACGGTTTCGAGCTGATCGTGGCCCCGCCGGAACTCTGCACCGACAACGCGGTGATGGGAGCGATCGCGCTGGAAAAACTAGCGATCGAAGATTTTGCTCCGCTATCGATCGACATCCAACCCGGCCTGCAGCGAGGCCGGTAG
- a CDS encoding glycerophosphodiester phosphodiesterase produces the protein MRYLIATFALLLPMFVTESVMGQKIVAHRGASFDAPENTLAAFRQAWQQQADAIEGDFYLTSDGQIVCIHDKTTKRVAPQQPVLQVAKSTLAELRALDVGSWKDPRYQGETIPTLQEVLATIPAGKQIFVEIKCGPEILPELKKQLTASGLAAEQIVIIAFDQAVVRGARRMMPQYKANWLTSYKQNKVTTQWTPSRSRVLEILQQTSATGLGTQGNLEVLGPKFVDAVHQAGKEFHVWTVNDADPARTLAGWGADSLTTDRPAFIRQAITQEAAKVEPAEPVAG, from the coding sequence TTGCGTTACTTGATTGCCACCTTCGCTTTACTGCTTCCCATGTTCGTCACCGAGTCGGTTATGGGGCAGAAAATTGTCGCCCACCGTGGCGCTTCGTTCGATGCTCCTGAAAACACGTTGGCGGCTTTCCGACAAGCGTGGCAGCAACAGGCCGACGCGATAGAGGGAGATTTTTACCTAACCTCCGATGGCCAGATCGTGTGTATTCACGACAAAACCACCAAACGCGTCGCACCGCAGCAACCGGTGCTGCAGGTGGCCAAGTCGACGCTGGCCGAATTGCGGGCTTTGGACGTGGGCAGCTGGAAAGATCCGCGGTACCAAGGGGAAACCATCCCCACGTTGCAGGAAGTGCTGGCCACGATCCCGGCCGGCAAGCAGATCTTTGTGGAAATTAAGTGTGGCCCGGAAATCCTGCCCGAGCTGAAAAAGCAATTGACGGCTTCCGGGCTGGCCGCCGAGCAGATTGTGATCATCGCTTTTGATCAGGCGGTTGTGCGGGGGGCGCGGCGGATGATGCCGCAATACAAAGCCAATTGGTTGACCAGTTACAAGCAAAACAAGGTCACGACGCAGTGGACACCCAGCCGCAGCCGGGTGCTGGAAATTTTGCAGCAGACGTCCGCCACGGGCCTGGGCACCCAGGGCAACCTGGAAGTGTTGGGGCCGAAATTTGTCGACGCCGTGCACCAGGCGGGCAAAGAGTTCCATGTCTGGACGGTTAACGACGCCGATCCGGCTCGCACCCTGGCCGGCTGGGGCGCTGATTCGCTCACCACCGACCGCCCCGCGTTTATCCGGCAAGCGATCACGCAAGAAGCCGCCAAAGTCGAGCCCGCGGAGCCCGTCGCGGGCTAG
- the ilvE gene encoding branched-chain-amino-acid transaminase codes for MSIKVCINGQLFDKEDAKISVFDHGLLYGDGVFEGMRSYSGRVFQLQQHLDRLWESARAIHLEIPGSKQQMATAVNETLAANQLTDGYIRLIVTRGSGTLGLDPNRCSDPQVIIIADKIALYPPENYEQGLELVTASTIRNHPAALSPRIKSLNYLNNILAKLEGLRAGCVEALMLNHKGEVAECTGDNIFIVRRGVLMTPPIDAGILEGITRNVVLELAQQNSIAISEIPFTRHDIFVADECFLTGSAAEVIPVVKLDGRPIGAGVPGKVTNQLIEAFKKLVHGG; via the coding sequence ATGTCAATCAAGGTCTGCATCAACGGCCAGTTGTTCGATAAAGAAGATGCCAAAATCAGTGTGTTCGATCACGGCTTGTTGTACGGCGACGGTGTGTTTGAGGGCATGCGAAGCTACAGCGGTCGCGTGTTCCAACTGCAGCAGCATCTGGATCGGTTATGGGAATCGGCTCGCGCCATCCACCTCGAGATCCCAGGCAGCAAGCAGCAGATGGCCACCGCGGTCAACGAGACGCTGGCGGCCAACCAGCTGACCGACGGCTATATCCGCCTGATCGTGACTCGCGGCAGCGGCACTTTGGGGCTGGACCCCAACCGCTGCAGCGATCCTCAGGTGATCATCATTGCTGATAAAATTGCCTTGTATCCGCCGGAAAACTACGAGCAGGGTTTGGAGCTGGTCACCGCGTCGACGATTCGCAACCACCCGGCGGCGCTCAGCCCGCGGATCAAGAGCCTGAATTATTTGAACAATATCCTGGCCAAGCTGGAAGGCTTGCGAGCCGGGTGCGTGGAAGCGTTGATGCTGAATCACAAGGGCGAAGTTGCCGAGTGCACGGGAGACAATATTTTTATTGTCCGCCGCGGTGTGCTGATGACGCCCCCGATCGATGCAGGAATTTTGGAAGGCATCACCCGCAACGTGGTCTTGGAATTGGCTCAGCAAAACAGCATCGCCATCTCGGAGATCCCCTTCACGCGGCATGACATTTTTGTCGCTGACGAGTGCTTTTTGACCGGTAGTGCCGCCGAGGTGATTCCGGTGGTCAAGTTGGATGGCCGACCGATCGGCGCCGGCGTGCCCGGGAAGGTAACCAACCAGTTGATCGAGGCTTTTAAGAAACTGGTGCACGGCGGGTGA
- a CDS encoding nucleotide sugar dehydrogenase yields the protein MPSSTSQPAVNSADQLRERISAKTASIGIIGLGYVGLPLIDAFIKAGFSCVGFDVDPAKIDALTAGKSYIKHIDDATIAGWLKAEKFDATVDMGRLSEPDVLLICVPTPLTDARDPDLKYVVGTCQAIASELRNGQLVVLESTTYPTTTRDVMVPILESGGMKAGSDFFVAYSPEREDPGNPNFSAAQIPKVVGGLDPNSRDLAVALYGAAVAGTVAVSNCEVAEAAKVLENIYRAVNIALVNELKVLFDAIGIDVWEVINAAKTKPFGFQAFYPGPGLGGHCIPIDPFYLSWLARKHGQTTRFIELAGEVNTAMPRYVINRVAEFLNEAGKPIKGSKICLLGVAYKKDVDDPRESPSFVLMEQLLERGADLSYSDPHVPSLPKMRHHDLPAMESQALTPEFLSQQDCVLIATDHTAFDYQQIVEHAPLVVDTRNATLAVAEGRSNIRKA from the coding sequence ATGCCTTCTTCCACCTCTCAGCCCGCCGTCAATTCCGCCGACCAGCTTCGCGAACGGATTTCCGCAAAGACCGCTTCGATCGGGATCATCGGCCTGGGCTATGTCGGCTTGCCACTGATCGATGCGTTCATCAAGGCCGGCTTCTCCTGCGTCGGCTTTGACGTCGACCCGGCCAAGATCGACGCGCTGACGGCCGGCAAGAGTTATATCAAGCATATCGACGACGCGACGATCGCGGGCTGGTTGAAGGCTGAAAAGTTCGACGCGACGGTGGACATGGGACGGCTGAGCGAACCGGATGTGTTGTTGATTTGCGTTCCCACGCCCCTGACCGATGCCCGCGATCCCGATCTGAAATACGTGGTCGGAACCTGCCAAGCCATCGCCAGCGAACTCCGCAACGGCCAGTTGGTCGTGCTGGAAAGTACTACCTACCCGACCACGACCCGCGACGTGATGGTTCCGATCCTGGAATCCGGCGGCATGAAAGCCGGCAGCGACTTCTTTGTGGCGTACAGCCCCGAACGCGAGGATCCGGGCAACCCGAATTTCTCCGCAGCCCAGATTCCCAAAGTCGTCGGCGGCCTCGACCCCAACAGTCGCGACCTCGCCGTGGCCCTTTACGGTGCGGCCGTGGCTGGCACGGTGGCGGTCAGCAATTGCGAAGTCGCTGAAGCGGCCAAGGTGTTGGAAAACATCTACCGAGCGGTCAACATCGCGCTGGTCAACGAACTAAAAGTCCTGTTCGATGCCATCGGTATCGACGTCTGGGAAGTGATTAACGCTGCCAAAACCAAGCCTTTCGGCTTCCAGGCGTTTTATCCTGGTCCCGGCCTGGGCGGGCACTGCATTCCCATCGATCCGTTTTATCTGTCCTGGTTGGCACGCAAACACGGCCAGACCACGCGGTTCATCGAATTGGCGGGTGAAGTCAACACGGCGATGCCGCGATACGTGATCAACCGGGTGGCCGAGTTTTTGAACGAAGCCGGCAAGCCGATCAAAGGCAGTAAGATCTGCCTGTTGGGCGTGGCCTACAAGAAAGACGTTGACGATCCGCGGGAAAGCCCCTCGTTCGTGTTGATGGAACAACTGCTCGAACGAGGCGCGGACCTCAGCTACAGCGATCCCCACGTGCCCTCGCTGCCCAAGATGCGGCATCACGACCTGCCAGCGATGGAAAGCCAAGCGTTAACGCCGGAATTCCTCAGCCAACAGGACTGCGTGTTAATCGCAACCGATCATACGGCCTTTGACTACCAGCAAATTGTCGAACACGCACCGTTGGTCGTTGACACCCGCAACGCCACCTTGGCCGTCGCCGAAGGCCGCAGCAACATCCGCAAAGCCTAG
- a CDS encoding ABC transporter permease: MYRWLLCFRYLRTRYIALASVISVTLGVGTLIVVNSVMSGFSAEMHDKMQSLASDIVIESHASNGLTNPEAHLAEIRRLVGNQLAGSSFSVHTPAMLAIEHNGQVIRHQVNLTGLDPETYASVTDFGKYLLHPENRKQVQFQLREDGYPDRDPHYKWGAEYRQWRLGIEKARSVERERLEMARMETEGSLAEDSEAQAGPSFGQMFPTDVEETATPGSTEDFAEETTDFPGLVLGLATCSFRTRTANDEVQDFFYCRPGDDVRLMFANASDKPKAINQKFTVVDMFESGMSEYDGSFAFCDIRQLQELRGMIDPQSQSRSVTTIQLRLVEGANLNAVRDTLQARFPANQFAYNIQTWRDMQGPLLAAVAMETTILNILLFLIIAVAGFGILATFFMIVVEKTRDIGTLKALGASSGGVMSIFLSYGLTLGIVGAGVGLVGGLLFVANINPIAAMIETVTGQEVFDPTIYYFNEIPTIVEPLTVTWVMIGAVMIAVMASVLPALRAARMHPVQSLRYE; encoded by the coding sequence ATGTACCGATGGTTGCTTTGCTTTCGCTATTTGCGGACCCGCTATATCGCGCTGGCGTCGGTGATTAGTGTGACCCTGGGCGTCGGCACGCTGATCGTGGTGAACAGCGTGATGTCCGGGTTCTCCGCCGAAATGCATGACAAAATGCAGTCTTTGGCGTCCGATATCGTGATCGAATCGCATGCCAGCAACGGTCTGACTAACCCAGAAGCGCATCTAGCCGAAATCCGCCGTCTGGTTGGCAATCAGCTGGCCGGTTCCAGCTTCAGCGTGCACACGCCGGCCATGCTAGCGATCGAGCACAACGGCCAGGTCATTCGTCATCAAGTCAATCTGACGGGCTTGGATCCGGAAACCTACGCGTCGGTCACCGATTTTGGAAAATACCTGCTGCACCCGGAAAATCGCAAGCAGGTGCAGTTTCAATTGCGCGAGGACGGCTATCCGGACCGCGACCCCCACTATAAATGGGGTGCCGAGTATCGCCAGTGGCGATTGGGCATCGAGAAGGCTCGCAGCGTCGAGCGCGAGCGTCTAGAGATGGCTCGCATGGAGACCGAAGGCAGCTTGGCCGAAGACAGCGAAGCCCAAGCCGGTCCCAGTTTTGGACAAATGTTTCCCACCGACGTCGAGGAAACGGCGACGCCCGGCAGCACCGAAGACTTCGCCGAAGAAACCACCGACTTCCCCGGTTTGGTGCTGGGCTTGGCCACGTGCAGTTTTCGCACCCGCACGGCCAACGACGAGGTTCAGGACTTCTTTTATTGTCGCCCCGGTGACGACGTTCGTTTGATGTTCGCCAACGCTTCGGACAAACCCAAAGCGATCAACCAGAAATTTACCGTCGTCGACATGTTCGAGTCGGGGATGAGCGAGTACGACGGCAGCTTTGCGTTTTGCGACATTCGCCAGTTGCAGGAGCTGCGGGGCATGATCGATCCCCAGTCGCAGTCGCGGAGCGTGACGACGATTCAATTGCGGCTGGTCGAGGGCGCGAATCTGAATGCGGTTCGCGACACGCTGCAGGCGCGGTTTCCCGCGAACCAATTTGCCTACAACATCCAAACCTGGCGCGACATGCAGGGTCCGCTGTTGGCCGCCGTGGCGATGGAAACCACGATCCTGAACATTCTGTTGTTCTTGATCATCGCGGTGGCTGGTTTTGGCATCCTGGCCACGTTCTTCATGATCGTCGTGGAAAAGACACGTGACATCGGCACGCTGAAGGCATTGGGCGCGTCGAGCGGCGGTGTGATGAGCATCTTCTTGTCGTACGGTTTGACGCTGGGCATCGTCGGTGCCGGCGTGGGCCTGGTCGGCGGTTTGCTGTTTGTGGCCAATATCAATCCGATCGCGGCGATGATCGAGACGGTGACCGGCCAAGAAGTGTTTGATCCCACGATTTATTACTTCAACGAAATTCCGACCATCGTCGAACCGCTGACCGTCACCTGGGTGATGATTGGCGCTGTGATGATTGCGGTCATGGCCAGCGTCCTGCCCGCCCTGCGAGCCGCTCGCATGCACCCCGTTCAGTCGTTGCGGTATGAGTAA
- the rsmG gene encoding 16S rRNA (guanine(527)-N(7))-methyltransferase RsmG encodes MPIDPEFATALQQAGYDIPQPQAEQIEQYVRLLWEWNERLNLTRHTDWETFVNRDLRDVMHLAPLIEPGEEVLDLGSGGGVPGIPLAILRPDVSVSLAESVGKRAAVLNTFVEELNLPVAVYAARGEDLMEDFRFESIVVRAVGSMLKLCTWMQPHWASIGRLLVIKGPKWIEERGEARHHGAMETLQLRKLASYPLGDGENEGVVLQITHRGNPKYAE; translated from the coding sequence TTGCCGATTGATCCTGAATTTGCCACCGCTCTCCAGCAGGCCGGCTACGACATCCCCCAGCCCCAGGCGGAGCAAATCGAACAGTACGTGCGGTTGCTGTGGGAATGGAATGAGCGATTGAACCTGACCCGGCACACCGACTGGGAGACCTTCGTCAACCGCGACCTGCGGGATGTGATGCACCTGGCGCCCTTGATCGAACCCGGCGAAGAGGTGTTGGACCTGGGTTCGGGCGGCGGCGTGCCGGGGATCCCCTTGGCCATCCTGCGGCCGGACGTCTCGGTGTCACTGGCCGAATCGGTGGGCAAACGGGCTGCGGTGCTGAATACCTTCGTGGAAGAATTAAACCTGCCTGTGGCCGTTTACGCCGCTCGTGGCGAAGACCTGATGGAAGATTTTCGCTTCGAATCCATCGTGGTGCGGGCCGTCGGCTCGATGCTAAAGCTGTGCACCTGGATGCAACCTCACTGGGCTTCGATCGGCCGTTTGCTGGTGATCAAAGGGCCGAAATGGATCGAAGAACGGGGCGAAGCTCGACATCACGGTGCGATGGAGACCCTGCAGCTCCGCAAGCTCGCCAGTTACCCCTTGGGCGACGGCGAAAATGAAGGCGTCGTGCTGCAAATCACGCATCGCGGCAATCCGAAATACGCCGAATAG
- a CDS encoding ABC transporter ATP-binding protein → MSQPPLLHARGLIKSYRKNRLEVPVLRGVDLEVPEGQITAMVGRSGSGKSTLMHLLATLDHPDQGEVYYQGQRIDDASRRYRDTFRNREIGIIFQFYHLLPELTALENILAPAMIGRSAWSYLRTRKQTRARALELLERVGLGHRGDHKPTEMSGGEMQRAAIARALMSEPSVLLADEPTGNLDAETGNEILTLLRGLNASDGLTIVMVTHDDAIARGADHTVRLENGRIADAKLAAVA, encoded by the coding sequence ATGAGCCAACCACCCCTCCTGCACGCTCGCGGGTTGATTAAAAGCTACCGCAAGAATCGATTGGAAGTGCCGGTCCTGCGGGGCGTCGACCTGGAGGTCCCCGAGGGCCAGATCACGGCCATGGTCGGACGCAGCGGCAGCGGCAAAAGCACTCTGATGCATCTGTTGGCGACGCTGGACCATCCCGATCAAGGCGAAGTCTACTACCAAGGGCAGCGGATCGATGACGCTTCGCGACGTTACCGCGACACGTTTCGCAACCGCGAGATCGGGATCATCTTTCAGTTCTATCACCTGTTGCCGGAACTGACCGCGTTGGAAAACATCCTGGCGCCGGCCATGATCGGACGCAGTGCCTGGTCGTACCTGCGAACCCGCAAACAGACCCGCGCTCGAGCGCTGGAACTGCTCGAACGCGTGGGACTGGGCCATCGCGGCGACCACAAACCCACCGAGATGAGCGGAGGCGAGATGCAGCGAGCGGCGATCGCGCGAGCTTTGATGAGCGAGCCGTCGGTGTTGCTGGCCGACGAGCCGACCGGAAACCTGGATGCCGAGACGGGCAATGAAATCCTCACCCTGCTGCGGGGACTGAACGCTTCGGACGGACTGACGATCGTGATGGTTACCCATGACGACGCCATCGCTCGAGGCGCCGATCATACCGTGCGGCTGGAAAACGGCCGCATCGCCGACGCCAAATTAGCCGCCGTCGCCTAG
- the cysN gene encoding sulfate adenylyltransferase subunit CysN, which translates to MSHQSELIATDIDAYLKQHEHKQLLRFITCGSVDDGKSTLIGRLLFDSKMLYEDELSKIESDSVTQGSAGGKFDPALATDGLKEEREQGITIDVAYRYFSTAKRKFIIADTPGHEQYTRNMATGASSADLAVILIDARHGVLTQTRRHSFIVSLLGIRHVVVAINKMDLVDFSQQRYEEICEDYRSFAARLDLPDLHFIPISALNGDNVVDSSENMPWYKGSTLMNFLETVYIGSDRNLRDFRFPVQYVNRPNLDFRGFCGTIASGIIRPGEEVMVLPSRQTSKVKSIETFEGPIDEAYTPLSVTLTLEDEIDASRGNMIVRSGNVPRSADTVNAMIVWMNQDAMIPGKTYLFKHTTQTLPGSIETLNYKIDVNSLHRSPTSQLELNEIGRASVAFNGPIHFDAYRRNRNTGAFIIIDRISNATVGAGMILDGEIDEQRRAIWDDETSEAPDDGEGQLANVGGEERASRFGQKPVTVLLTGLTGSGKTAIGNACERKLFDAGRAVAMIDGERVRKGLSGDLGFSVHDRSENLRRSAHLAHTLNDAGLICIAAFVAPNEAVRQKAAAVVGRDRFLVVHVATSVDVCRQRDTKGQYAEADAGKLTEFPGVTAVYETPDAPDLVLDAASDSIEACADAVIDLIRDRGFIR; encoded by the coding sequence ATGTCGCACCAATCCGAACTGATCGCCACCGATATCGACGCTTACCTGAAGCAGCACGAGCACAAGCAGCTGTTGCGGTTCATCACTTGTGGCAGCGTCGACGATGGCAAGAGCACGCTGATCGGCAGGCTGCTGTTTGATTCGAAGATGCTGTACGAGGACGAGCTGTCCAAGATCGAAAGCGATTCGGTCACGCAGGGTTCGGCGGGCGGCAAATTCGACCCCGCTTTGGCGACCGACGGCCTCAAAGAAGAACGCGAACAGGGCATCACCATCGATGTTGCCTACCGCTACTTCAGCACCGCCAAACGCAAATTTATTATTGCCGACACACCGGGCCACGAGCAGTACACCCGGAATATGGCCACCGGCGCCAGCTCCGCCGACTTGGCGGTCATCCTGATCGATGCCCGACACGGCGTGCTGACCCAGACCCGCCGCCACAGCTTTATCGTTTCGCTGTTGGGCATCCGGCACGTGGTCGTGGCCATCAACAAAATGGACCTGGTCGATTTCAGCCAGCAGCGGTACGAAGAGATCTGCGAAGACTACCGCTCCTTCGCGGCCCGCTTGGACCTGCCCGACCTGCACTTCATTCCGATCAGCGCCCTCAATGGCGACAACGTGGTCGACTCCAGCGAAAACATGCCCTGGTACAAGGGCAGCACGCTGATGAACTTCCTGGAAACGGTTTACATCGGTTCGGACCGCAACCTCCGCGACTTTCGTTTCCCCGTGCAGTACGTCAACCGCCCGAACCTGGACTTCCGAGGTTTTTGCGGCACCATCGCTTCGGGCATTATCCGTCCAGGCGAAGAGGTAATGGTGTTGCCCAGCCGTCAAACCTCGAAAGTTAAATCGATCGAAACCTTTGAAGGCCCGATCGACGAAGCCTACACGCCGCTGTCGGTAACGCTGACGCTGGAAGACGAAATCGACGCCAGCCGGGGCAACATGATCGTCCGCAGCGGGAACGTGCCCCGCAGCGCCGACACGGTGAACGCCATGATCGTGTGGATGAACCAGGACGCCATGATCCCCGGCAAGACGTACCTGTTCAAACACACCACCCAGACCCTGCCCGGCAGCATCGAAACGTTGAACTACAAGATCGACGTGAACTCGCTGCACCGCAGCCCCACCTCACAGTTGGAGTTGAACGAAATCGGGCGGGCCAGCGTGGCCTTCAACGGACCGATCCATTTCGACGCCTATCGCCGCAATCGCAACACCGGCGCCTTCATCATCATCGACCGCATCTCCAACGCCACCGTCGGCGCGGGCATGATCCTGGACGGTGAAATCGATGAACAGCGGCGGGCCATTTGGGACGACGAAACCAGTGAAGCTCCCGACGATGGTGAAGGTCAACTGGCCAACGTCGGCGGCGAGGAGCGGGCTTCGCGATTCGGTCAGAAACCAGTCACCGTGCTGCTGACCGGGCTGACCGGCAGCGGCAAAACCGCGATCGGCAACGCCTGCGAACGCAAGCTATTTGATGCCGGCCGCGCCGTGGCCATGATCGATGGCGAACGCGTCCGCAAGGGACTCAGCGGCGACCTGGGCTTCTCGGTCCACGACCGCAGCGAAAACCTTCGCCGTTCGGCCCACTTGGCGCATACCCTGAACGACGCCGGGCTGATTTGCATCGCCGCCTTTGTGGCTCCCAACGAAGCGGTCCGCCAAAAAGCGGCTGCCGTGGTCGGTCGCGATCGCTTCCTGGTTGTGCACGTGGCGACCTCGGTGGATGTCTGCCGTCAACGCGACACCAAAGGCCAGTACGCCGAAGCGGACGCCGGCAAGCTGACCGAGTTCCCCGGCGTGACGGCGGTCTACGAGACGCCCGACGCCCCGGACCTGGTGCTCGACGCGGCCAGCGATTCGATCGAAGCCTGTGCCGACGCAGTCATCGACCTAATCCGCGATCGCGGCTTCATCCGCTAA